One window from the genome of Roseomonas haemaphysalidis encodes:
- a CDS encoding glycosyltransferase family 4 protein: protein MTAPLLLHVYPTFDVGGAQVRFAAIANRFGARYRHAVVALDGRSGCLERIAPGVPLEMVASPVTKGEALPRTMLAIGRLFARMKPDLLVTSNWGSIEWALTRLARPSLPHLHTEDGFGPEESGGQFRRRILTRRVALRNSTVVVPSRILMQAALERWNLPARQVHHIPNGMDVSRFSPDGAAADAGPPGQAPLIGTVAALRTEKNIGRLLRACALLRRDGVSLRLAVMGDGTERPKLEALAGELGIAEVVRFAGHMPDPAAAYRGLDIFALSSDTEQMPFSVLEAMASGLPVASTDAGDVRHMVAEENAALVVAQEDGALAGALRPLLQDAELRSRLGTANRAKALQDYDQETMFQAHAAVIDRTIGRTTLATAA from the coding sequence ATGACCGCGCCGCTGCTGCTGCATGTCTATCCCACCTTCGACGTTGGCGGGGCGCAGGTTCGCTTCGCCGCCATCGCCAACCGGTTTGGCGCCCGCTACCGCCACGCCGTGGTGGCGCTGGACGGGCGCAGCGGTTGCCTGGAGCGCATCGCGCCCGGGGTGCCGTTGGAGATGGTGGCGTCGCCCGTCACCAAGGGCGAGGCGCTGCCCCGCACCATGCTGGCGATCGGCCGCCTGTTCGCCCGCATGAAGCCGGACCTGCTGGTGACCAGCAACTGGGGCAGCATCGAGTGGGCCTTGACCCGGCTGGCCCGGCCGTCCCTGCCCCACCTGCATACCGAGGACGGCTTCGGGCCCGAGGAAAGCGGCGGCCAGTTCCGCCGTCGCATCCTGACGCGCCGCGTGGCGCTGCGGAACAGCACCGTGGTGGTGCCATCGCGCATCCTGATGCAAGCGGCGCTGGAACGCTGGAACCTGCCCGCCCGGCAGGTGCATCACATTCCCAACGGCATGGATGTCAGCCGCTTTTCCCCGGACGGCGCCGCCGCCGATGCCGGGCCGCCGGGCCAGGCCCCGCTGATTGGCACCGTCGCGGCCCTGCGGACGGAAAAGAACATTGGCCGCCTACTGCGCGCCTGCGCCCTGCTGCGGCGGGACGGCGTTTCCCTGCGACTCGCGGTGATGGGTGACGGGACCGAACGACCGAAGCTGGAAGCACTGGCGGGCGAACTTGGCATCGCCGAGGTGGTCCGCTTTGCCGGACACATGCCCGACCCTGCGGCTGCTTATCGCGGACTGGATATCTTTGCCCTGTCCTCGGACACGGAGCAGATGCCCTTTTCCGTGCTGGAGGCCATGGCGTCCGGCCTGCCGGTCGCCAGCACCGATGCCGGCGATGTGCGGCATATGGTGGCGGAAGAGAATGCCGCGCTGGTGGTGGCGCAGGAGGATGGTGCGTTGGCCGGTGCGCTGAGGCCGTTGCTGCAGGATGCCGAACTGCGCAGCCGCCTTGGTACCGCGAACCGGGCGAAGGCGTTGCAGGACTACGACCAGGAAACCATGTTCCAGGCGCATGCTGCCGTGATCGACCGCACGATCGGCCGCACAACCCTGGCCACGGCGGCCTGA
- a CDS encoding helix-turn-helix domain-containing protein gives MTRGPTTSDSAVGREIRQYRRSAGLTQKQIASMVGVTGAQLHRYETGSTRITASRLIDIANALGVRPDTLLATAAAAGTEPVAMPNLANSGQEIVELIQMFGSISDPRHRSALVAVARMMTSPQAQRNGTDETP, from the coding sequence ATGACCCGTGGCCCGACTACCTCTGATTCCGCCGTCGGTCGTGAAATCCGTCAGTACCGCCGCTCGGCCGGGCTGACGCAGAAGCAGATTGCCAGCATGGTGGGTGTCACCGGTGCGCAGCTGCATCGCTACGAGACCGGTTCGACGCGCATCACCGCGAGCCGGCTGATCGATATCGCCAATGCTCTGGGCGTCCGCCCCGACACGCTGCTGGCAACCGCCGCCGCCGCCGGTACCGAGCCGGTCGCAATGCCGAACCTGGCCAATTCTGGCCAGGAGATCGTCGAGCTGATTCAGATGTTCGGCAGCATTTCCGACCCGCGCCACCGCAGCGCGCTGGTCGCCGTTGCCCGGATGATGACGTCGCCCCAGGCGCAGCGGAACGGGACCGACGAGACCCCCTGA